A window of the Streptomyces sp. NBC_00250 genome harbors these coding sequences:
- a CDS encoding erythromycin esterase family protein produces the protein MNLATPSLPSSPSLRRRLPLVGLLVAACLGALAPAAGAAGTPTAPDPARELARTAQPLTDLRPLDRMIGSAKVVGIGEATHSSAEFFTTKHRIFEHLVERKGFTTFALEANWSTGLLVDEWVRTGRGDIRAIMRDEFQESYRLWNTEEYLDLFRWMRRHNQLHPDHQVRFMGNDLGYAGSNLFDEVTSYVARTHPALLPRFQELYRTSRPTGEVEAWMKGYMTRPRPERQRMAADVNAALALLERQRPGKGARAREAAEWAVQHARAVAQVGTEFAHDLFTDAGAAAAMLYRDRVMAENTVWWQRRTGDRIVLSAHNGHVGYETTKPEQYPRLQGAFLRDALGRDYVSVGASFGQGSFNAHDTEAPGEPLRAFTVGPLGPDSSAHTLDRVSPGAFYLDLRHTTPAARDWLGTHRTSRVIGTAYPWVGTEAQVRLSTAYDLLVHFPRITAARLR, from the coding sequence ATGAACCTCGCCACTCCTTCCTTGCCCTCCTCGCCCTCCTTACGGCGCCGTCTGCCCCTCGTCGGGCTGCTCGTCGCCGCGTGCCTCGGCGCCCTGGCGCCCGCCGCCGGGGCGGCCGGCACCCCGACCGCTCCCGATCCCGCGCGCGAACTCGCCCGCACCGCACAGCCGTTGACCGATCTGCGCCCGCTCGACCGGATGATCGGCTCGGCCAAGGTCGTCGGCATCGGCGAGGCCACCCACAGCTCTGCGGAGTTCTTCACCACCAAGCACCGGATCTTCGAACACCTCGTGGAGCGCAAGGGCTTCACCACCTTCGCCCTGGAGGCCAACTGGTCCACCGGGCTGCTCGTCGACGAGTGGGTGCGCACCGGCCGCGGCGACATCCGGGCGATCATGCGGGACGAGTTCCAGGAGTCCTACCGGCTCTGGAACACCGAGGAGTACCTCGACCTCTTCCGCTGGATGCGGCGGCACAACCAGCTCCACCCCGACCACCAGGTCCGCTTCATGGGCAACGACCTCGGCTACGCGGGATCGAACCTCTTCGACGAGGTGACCTCCTACGTGGCCCGCACCCACCCCGCGCTCCTCCCCCGCTTCCAGGAGCTGTACCGGACCTCGCGCCCCACGGGCGAGGTCGAGGCGTGGATGAAGGGGTACATGACCAGGCCGCGCCCCGAACGGCAGCGGATGGCCGCCGATGTGAACGCCGCTCTCGCCCTCCTGGAGCGGCAGCGGCCCGGGAAGGGCGCACGCGCGCGTGAGGCGGCGGAGTGGGCGGTGCAGCACGCGCGGGCCGTCGCCCAGGTCGGCACCGAGTTCGCCCACGACCTGTTCACGGACGCCGGAGCCGCCGCGGCGATGCTCTACCGCGACCGGGTCATGGCCGAGAACACCGTGTGGTGGCAGCGGCGGACCGGGGACCGGATCGTGCTCTCCGCGCACAACGGGCACGTCGGCTACGAGACCACGAAGCCCGAGCAGTACCCACGGCTCCAGGGCGCCTTCCTCCGCGACGCCCTCGGCCGGGACTACGTGAGCGTCGGCGCCTCCTTCGGACAGGGCTCCTTCAACGCGCACGACACCGAGGCCCCCGGCGAGCCGCTCCGGGCCTTCACCGTCGGACCGCTCGGCCCCGACAGCAGCGCCCACACCCTGGATCGGGTCTCGCCCGGCGCCTTCTACCTGGACCTGCGGCACACGACGCCGGCGGCGCGCGACTGGCTCGGCACGCACCGGACGAGCCGGGTCATCGGGACGGCGTACCCCTGGGTGGGCACGGAGGCGCAGGTGCGCCTGTCCACGGCGTACGACCTGCTCGTCCACTTCCCCCGGATCACGGCGGCGCGGCTGCGCTGA
- a CDS encoding serine-threonine protein kinase gives MSVEPYREITFDKEGDGPAGQSAALAALARQGLTDLVVFAHGWNNSPSGATRLYSDFFEPFPGLFAPGVEVGYAGVIWPSMMFTGEPVPDYRALVSVLPEKEPVLDRLTELLVTEPAEEAAFAEFGELLRELTDVSAGGDDREGAAGAREPVPEFLVGDPVEVCALFTEALGADAVPPEGFGEGLKRYWKGAREALRQATYYLMKKRSGRVGEFGLGPLLGEVARAAPGLRVHLVGHSMGARLVAFALKGLPSGARPVASVTLLQGAFSHYAFAARLPHDPGRPGSLRDMQQRVRGPVVACYSRHDTALGVMYPLASRLAGDDSESFAATAGLLGTDDPRWGAIGHDGVQAVPGTVVRNLAAVLREGVPASGCVSVDTADVVRSHSDIRRAELARVVVSAATTGR, from the coding sequence ATGAGTGTGGAGCCGTACCGGGAGATCACCTTCGACAAGGAGGGCGACGGGCCCGCGGGGCAGTCCGCCGCCCTCGCCGCACTGGCCCGGCAGGGTCTGACCGACCTGGTGGTGTTCGCGCACGGGTGGAACAACTCGCCTTCCGGCGCCACCCGGCTCTACTCCGACTTCTTCGAGCCCTTTCCCGGTCTGTTCGCTCCCGGGGTGGAGGTCGGGTACGCGGGAGTGATCTGGCCCTCGATGATGTTCACGGGCGAGCCGGTCCCGGACTACCGGGCCCTCGTGTCGGTCCTGCCGGAGAAGGAGCCCGTCCTCGACCGGCTCACGGAGCTCCTCGTGACGGAGCCGGCGGAGGAGGCCGCGTTCGCCGAGTTCGGGGAGCTGCTGCGGGAGCTGACGGACGTGTCCGCCGGTGGTGACGACCGGGAGGGCGCCGCCGGGGCCCGGGAGCCGGTGCCGGAGTTCCTGGTCGGGGATCCGGTGGAGGTGTGCGCCCTGTTCACCGAGGCGCTCGGGGCGGACGCCGTCCCGCCGGAGGGTTTCGGCGAGGGGCTCAAGCGGTACTGGAAGGGGGCCCGCGAGGCCCTGCGGCAGGCCACGTACTACCTGATGAAGAAGCGGTCCGGGCGGGTCGGCGAGTTCGGCCTCGGGCCGCTGCTCGGCGAGGTCGCCCGTGCCGCCCCCGGTCTCCGCGTCCACCTGGTGGGTCACAGCATGGGTGCCCGGCTCGTCGCGTTCGCGCTGAAGGGGCTGCCGTCGGGTGCCCGTCCGGTCGCCTCCGTGACCCTCCTCCAGGGCGCCTTCTCGCATTACGCGTTCGCGGCGCGGCTGCCGCACGACCCCGGCCGGCCGGGCTCGCTGCGGGACATGCAGCAGCGGGTCCGGGGGCCCGTGGTGGCCTGCTACTCGCGGCACGACACCGCGCTCGGGGTGATGTATCCGCTGGCGTCCCGGCTCGCGGGCGACGACTCCGAGTCGTTCGCCGCGACGGCCGGTCTGCTCGGCACGGACGATCCGCGCTGGGGGGCGATCGGGCACGACGGCGTCCAGGCGGTGCCCGGGACGGTGGTTCGGAACCTTGCGGCGGTCCTGCGCGAGGGAGTGCCGGCCTCGGGGTGTGTGAGCGTCGACACGGCGGACGTGGTCCGCTCGCACAGCGACATCCGCCGGGCCGAGCTGGCCCGGGTGGTGGTGTCGGCGGCGACGACCGGCAGGTAG